A window of the Chloroflexus sp. Y-396-1 genome harbors these coding sequences:
- the serS gene encoding serine--tRNA ligase → MLDIKLIREQPDEVKRRLARCGVDGAIIDQVLAFDEQRRRLIYEVETRKAERNTVSKQIGAMKDPVERQAKIEAMRRLGDEIAALDHQLAEVEEQQRAAMLEIRNLPHPDVPDGVDERDNVVVYQEGEARQLSFPARPHWELGEALGILDFERGVKLAGSRFYVMRGAGARLQRAVIQWLIDLHLEQGYQEVYTPFVVKESVLWASGQLPKFRDNLYRDEESGLWLVPTAEVPLTSLYADEILEASQLPIYHVAYTPCFRKEQFSAGRDVRGIKRGHQFDKVEMYMFVTPDQSYQALEKLRRDAEECARRLGLPFRTKLLCTGDLGFGSAKTYDIEVWAPGVGEWLEVSSCSNVEAFQARRANLRYRPEPGAKPEFLHTLNGSGLGLPRTIIAIMENYQQEDGSILIPEVLRPYMGGMERIGP, encoded by the coding sequence ATGCTTGACATCAAACTAATCCGTGAGCAACCCGATGAAGTGAAGCGCCGATTGGCTCGTTGTGGGGTTGATGGAGCCATCATCGATCAGGTATTGGCGTTTGATGAACAGCGCCGACGTTTAATTTACGAGGTTGAAACTCGTAAAGCAGAACGGAATACGGTCTCGAAGCAGATTGGCGCGATGAAAGATCCGGTCGAGCGGCAAGCAAAGATCGAGGCAATGCGGCGGTTGGGGGATGAGATTGCGGCGCTCGATCACCAACTGGCCGAAGTGGAAGAGCAGCAACGAGCGGCCATGCTTGAAATTCGTAATCTGCCTCATCCTGACGTGCCCGATGGTGTGGATGAACGGGACAATGTGGTAGTATATCAAGAAGGTGAAGCGCGTCAATTATCATTTCCCGCTCGTCCCCATTGGGAGCTAGGGGAAGCGTTAGGTATTCTTGACTTTGAGCGAGGCGTGAAGCTGGCCGGTTCACGATTCTACGTCATGCGAGGGGCCGGTGCCCGTCTCCAGCGCGCCGTTATTCAGTGGTTGATCGATCTCCATTTAGAGCAGGGCTATCAAGAGGTCTATACGCCCTTTGTGGTCAAGGAGTCGGTGCTGTGGGCCTCTGGTCAATTGCCGAAGTTCCGCGATAATCTCTATCGCGATGAGGAGTCAGGGCTGTGGCTCGTACCAACGGCTGAAGTGCCGCTCACCAGCCTGTACGCCGATGAGATTCTCGAAGCGAGTCAGTTGCCGATCTATCACGTCGCGTACACGCCCTGTTTTCGCAAAGAACAGTTCAGTGCCGGACGTGATGTGCGTGGCATTAAGCGTGGGCATCAGTTTGATAAAGTTGAAATGTATATGTTTGTGACACCCGATCAGAGCTATCAGGCGCTCGAGAAGCTGCGTCGCGATGCCGAAGAGTGTGCCCGACGTTTAGGCTTACCGTTCCGCACCAAGCTGCTCTGTACAGGTGATCTCGGTTTTGGTTCGGCGAAAACCTACGATATTGAAGTGTGGGCGCCGGGGGTTGGCGAATGGCTGGAGGTCAGTTCGTGCTCAAACGTTGAAGCATTTCAGGCCCGCCGCGCGAATCTTCGCTATCGCCCAGAACCGGGAGCGAAGCCAGAGTTTCTCCATACCTTGAACGGCTCAGGTTTAGGTTTGCCCCGCACCATTATTGCGATTATGGAGAATTATCAGCAGGAAGACGGGAGTATTCTCATTCCTGAAGTGTTGCGCCCATATATGGGCGGAATGGAACGGATTGGCCCGTGA
- a CDS encoding S9 family peptidase, producing MLTVSDYLAQPVIYPDERIPYGDHVWQFGDLYLADTTQPTPVVIMIHGGCWQAAYDLTPLSACCADLRARGYTVWSLEYRRLGNGGGWPYTFLDVAAGVDRLRDLAQPYMLDLNRVIAVGHSAGGQLALWLAARSRLPITGQLYTPNPLPIQGVVALAAVADLVQGVTKTACGSACAELVGNDEVRYQEASPRALLPLGVPHRHLVGHEDLIVPAAYVADFVATACQVGDPAHLTILPACGHFELTTPSSTAWLSVVAAIDEILTQNRS from the coding sequence ATGCTGACGGTAAGTGATTATCTGGCTCAACCGGTGATATATCCTGACGAGCGCATTCCCTACGGTGATCATGTTTGGCAGTTTGGTGATCTCTATCTTGCTGATACCACACAACCGACCCCGGTTGTGATAATGATCCACGGTGGTTGCTGGCAGGCTGCCTATGATCTCACTCCGCTGAGCGCGTGTTGTGCCGATCTGCGGGCACGTGGGTACACCGTGTGGAGTCTTGAGTATCGTCGGCTCGGTAATGGTGGTGGTTGGCCGTATACGTTTCTGGATGTTGCTGCCGGTGTGGATCGGTTGCGCGATCTGGCGCAGCCCTATATGCTCGATCTGAACCGTGTCATTGCAGTCGGACATTCGGCGGGTGGGCAGTTAGCCCTCTGGCTGGCCGCTCGCTCCAGACTCCCGATCACCGGTCAACTCTATACGCCGAACCCGTTGCCAATTCAGGGTGTGGTAGCCCTGGCCGCCGTAGCTGATCTGGTTCAGGGTGTAACCAAAACGGCCTGTGGTTCTGCCTGTGCCGAACTTGTTGGCAACGATGAAGTACGTTATCAAGAGGCATCACCCCGTGCGCTCTTGCCACTCGGTGTACCGCATCGCCATCTGGTCGGTCACGAAGACCTTATCGTACCGGCAGCATACGTAGCTGATTTTGTCGCTACAGCTTGCCAGGTCGGTGATCCGGCGCACCTTACTATTCTCCCTGCTTGTGGACACTTTGAGCTAACGACTCCCTCTAGCACAGCATGGCTCTCGGTGGTGGCTGCTATTGATGAAATACTGACTCAGAATCGGTCTTAA
- a CDS encoding cryptochrome/photolyase family protein has product MSGSDTSYPQESVWILGDQLSSRHPGLIPGRRVVLIESLARLNQRRYHRRKLVLIVSAMRHFANELHAAGYEVDIRSAPDFLQGLRDHIVQFDVRHLVCMAAAEYNTRQFQQHLAAELGIAVTILPNTLFLVERYPPSRSPALMEPFYRAMRRQTGLLIEPNGEPTGGVWNLDRENRRRYDGRPVPQPLRFPANEMTRQVIDDLSHRCPEAIGSADTFDLPVTRAQALAALEDFITHRLADFGPFEDAMSADHDLLFHSQLSPLLNIGLLDPLETASAAVNAYHRGLAPLSSVEGFVRQIIGWREYIYYRYWELMPALLEANAWQAERPLPTWYWSGETRMRCMSCVIRRVLRSGYCHHIERLMILCNFALLAGIKPRAVNDWFLECYVDAYEWVVTPNVIGMGLHADGGRTATKPYIASAAYIDKMSDYCRGCVYDRKARVGPRACPFNTLYWHFLIVHEATLRANPRLGPAVLGLQRLTHTERQEIVRQAQELLQRLDTL; this is encoded by the coding sequence ATGTCTGGTTCTGATACAAGTTATCCACAAGAGTCGGTCTGGATTCTCGGTGATCAGCTTAGTTCCCGTCATCCCGGTCTCATCCCAGGGCGGCGGGTTGTCTTGATCGAGTCATTGGCCCGTCTCAATCAGCGTCGCTACCATCGACGAAAGCTGGTGTTGATCGTCAGCGCAATGCGTCATTTCGCCAACGAACTACATGCGGCTGGTTATGAAGTCGATATACGTTCAGCACCGGATTTTTTGCAGGGTCTGCGCGATCACATTGTCCAGTTTGATGTACGACATTTGGTTTGTATGGCGGCTGCCGAATACAATACCCGTCAATTCCAGCAGCATCTGGCTGCCGAACTGGGTATCGCAGTGACGATCCTCCCTAACACGCTCTTCCTGGTTGAACGCTATCCACCATCACGCTCACCGGCGCTTATGGAGCCATTTTATCGGGCAATGCGTCGACAAACCGGTTTACTGATCGAGCCAAATGGTGAGCCAACCGGTGGCGTCTGGAATCTTGATCGTGAGAATCGGCGTCGCTACGATGGTCGTCCGGTACCTCAGCCGTTGCGCTTTCCCGCCAACGAGATGACGCGACAGGTTATTGATGATCTGTCACATCGTTGCCCCGAGGCAATCGGTTCAGCAGATACCTTCGATCTACCGGTGACACGGGCACAGGCTCTGGCTGCGCTCGAAGATTTTATCACACACCGGCTGGCGGACTTTGGCCCGTTTGAAGATGCGATGAGTGCCGATCATGACCTCTTATTTCATTCGCAGCTCTCACCTCTTCTCAATATTGGGCTGCTCGATCCACTGGAGACGGCATCTGCGGCGGTGAACGCTTATCACAGGGGGCTGGCCCCGTTGTCTTCGGTTGAGGGTTTTGTGCGCCAGATTATTGGCTGGCGCGAATATATCTACTACCGCTATTGGGAATTGATGCCGGCATTGTTGGAAGCCAATGCCTGGCAGGCCGAGCGTCCGTTACCGACGTGGTACTGGAGTGGTGAGACGCGCATGCGTTGCATGAGCTGCGTTATTCGTCGCGTCTTACGAAGTGGCTACTGTCACCACATTGAGCGGTTAATGATCTTGTGTAATTTTGCGCTTCTGGCAGGCATCAAGCCGCGTGCAGTGAATGATTGGTTTCTCGAGTGCTATGTCGATGCTTATGAATGGGTAGTAACCCCCAACGTGATCGGGATGGGCTTACATGCCGACGGTGGACGGACTGCAACGAAGCCGTACATTGCCAGTGCAGCCTATATCGACAAAATGAGTGACTACTGTCGCGGATGTGTTTACGACCGCAAAGCACGGGTAGGGCCGCGCGCCTGTCCGTTCAACACACTATACTGGCATTTTCTCATCGTTCATGAAGCGACGCTGCGGGCTAATCCACGACTGGGGCCGGCAGTGCTGGGTTTGCAACGCTTGACACACACAGAACGTCAGGAAATTGTCCGCCAGGCGCAGGAACTTTTGCAGCGACTAGACACATTGTGA